One segment of Nostoc flagelliforme CCNUN1 DNA contains the following:
- a CDS encoding acyl-CoA thioesterase encodes MPFTYNRTVRFQDTDAAGVVYFANVLGICHEAYEESLEASSINLKDFFTNPSVAFPIVHASVDFLRPMFGGDKLLISLIPQKISGDKFEITYEITVAEVVVAKAITRHVCIDASSRSKQELPNEIVQWLETNRRDAEGAERRKSREVM; translated from the coding sequence ATGCCTTTTACTTATAACCGCACGGTTCGTTTTCAAGATACTGATGCTGCTGGAGTAGTTTATTTTGCTAATGTTTTGGGTATTTGCCACGAAGCTTATGAAGAATCTCTAGAAGCATCAAGTATTAATCTCAAAGATTTTTTTACTAATCCATCTGTAGCTTTCCCCATTGTTCATGCTAGCGTCGATTTTTTGCGCCCTATGTTTGGAGGAGACAAGTTACTAATTAGTTTAATTCCCCAAAAAATAAGTGGTGATAAGTTTGAAATTACTTACGAAATTACAGTGGCTGAGGTGGTAGTTGCTAAGGCTATTACTAGGCATGTTTGTATTGATGCAAGTAGTAGAAGTAAGCAGGAATTACCTAATGAGATAGTTCAGTGGTTGGAAACGAACCGCAGAGATGCTGAGGGCGCAGAGAGAAGAAAGTCGAGAGAGGTTATGTGA